The window TAATACCTGATTTAGAATTTGAAGAATGTCCCGACTGTGGTGAGCAATTATTTGACCGTGAAGCTTTACGCAAAATGGAAAAATTTTCACCGGCATTTAAACATAAAAAAGCAGCATAATTTTTATTTTCACTTTTCTAAGACCGATTATCCAGCCGTCCTCTTGAGAGCAATGCGCTCAGCGTAATTCCATAGTTTTCACATACCTCATTTGCTAATGCATCAAGAGCCTTATATC is drawn from Chitinivibrionales bacterium and contains these coding sequences:
- a CDS encoding YgiT-type zinc finger protein, which encodes MINKISSCPTCGSNKIKKIKRDYSDEYNGKNYIIPDLEFEECPDCGEQLFDREALRKMEKFSPAFKHKKAA